AAGATAGCTTTTCTAGCTGAGTATGATGCTCTACCTGGATATGGAGTAGAGAAGAAACCAGGACATGCTTGTGGGCACAACTGGATAGCAGCTAGTACATATGGAACAGCTCTTGTATTATCAAAAATGTTGGATAAATTTAATGGAACAATAGTATTTATAGGAACACCAGCAGAGGAAACAGTAGGAGGAAAAGTTCCTATGGTAGAGAGTGGAACTTTTAATGATGTAGATGTAGTATTTCAGATGCATTTAGAATCTCAGAATAATATAGCTTGTAAAACTTTGGCAATAGATTGTATAAAATTTCAATTTAAAGGAAGGGCAAGTCATGCAGCTGCTCATCCAGAAGATGGAATTAACGCACTTGATGCTATAAATCTAATGTATGCAGGAATAGGTTGTTTAAGACAACACATTACTTCTGATGCCAGAATACATGGAATAATAACTCATGGTGGAGATGCTCCGAATACTGTCCCAGATTTGACAGAGGCAAGATTTCACATTAGAGCAAATAATAGGGAGTACCTAAATAATTTAACAGAGAAAGTAATAAATATAGCTAAAGGTGCTAGTATGATGACAGGAACAGAGATGAGTTGGGAGAAATTTGAAAATTCTTTTGATAATTTAGTAAACTTAAAATCCCTTCAAGAGTTAATGAAAAAAAATCTATTAGAAGTAGGAATAAAAAATATTCAAGATGAGGGAAAAGGAGCTACTGGTTCATCAGATATTGGGAATGTAAGTCAGGTATGTCCAACAATGTATACAGAAGTGGCATTAGAGATAGAAGAAGTTTGTCATGTACATGATGAAGCTTATTTAAAATATGTAAATTCAAAAGAAGCTTATGATAAATTACATAGAGGAGTAAAAGCTATGGGAGGTTCTGCTCTTGAAATTTTAACTAATAAGGAATTGTTAGAGAAAATAAAAAAAGAGTGGAGAGAATTAAAAAATATAAAATAATAATAAAATTATATATAATATATATTTTACAAAAGAAGAAAAGGGGAGTAAAATAAACACAATAAAAAAAGCCGATAGAGGAGCAAATGACAAGAGTAGGATTGTGGAGTTTTGCAAACGACGAAACAATTTGAAAGGGGATTTTGCCGAAATGGAAAAGAAGCTAAACTTTTCTGTTGGCAATATGAATAATATTCATATTGCTGTCATTGATAAAAAAGGTCAGTGGAGAGCTATCTGTGTGTCATTTTACATATGTTTTTTCTTACATTGTAAATTTATGCCGCAGTTTATATCCGAGACTGTGGCTTTTTTTATTATCAATCACTATATAAAAACACTTTGGGAGGAATTTACAATGGAACAAAGAAAAAGATTTTCAATGCCACACACTTATGTACTAATAGGAATGATATTAGTAATTTTAACAGGACTTACTTATTTAGTCCCATCTGGGAGTTATCAAAGAGCAGTTGACCCAGTTTTAAATAGAACTATGGTAGTAGCTAACTCATTTGAATATGTAGCACAAACTCCAGTTTCTATATTTAGAATGTTTAAAGCTATAATAGATGGGTTAGTATCAACATCTGATATAATATTTTTTATCTTCTTTGCTTATGGATATATTAATATGTTGATAAGTACAGGAGCTTTTTATGGGGGACTAGGAACTGTAATAAAAAGATTTAATGGAAGAGAAACATTGATATTTCCAATATTTATGGTAATATTTGGAATTTGTGGTTCTACATTTGGATTATATGAAGAAACTTATGGATTACTTCCTGCTTTTATGGGAATATCTGTGGCTTTAGGATATGATGCTCTAGTTGGAGGAGCTGCTGTAATAGTAGGAACAGCTACTGGATTTGCTGCTGCTACTCTTAATCCTTTTACTATAGGAATAGCTCAAGGAATAGCAGAAGTACCTATTGGTTCAGGAATTGGACTTAGAACAATAGCTTTTATAGTTTTCCAAGCAACTGCTATAATATATGTTATGATGTATGCTAGAAAAGTGAAATTAAATCCTGAGAAATCAATAGTAAAAGATGTTAAATTTAATTTTTCTAACGGAATGACTAGAGATGAATTAGAAGGATTACCTTTTACAAATAAGCATAAATTAATAATGGGATTATTTTTAATCACTATTGGAATTTTAGTATATGGAACTACCCATTATGGTTGGTATTTAAATGAATTATCTACTTTATTCTTTATAATGATGTTAATAACAGGATTAATTGGTGGATATAATTTTAGTCAGATATCTCAACATTTTATTACTTCAACTTCTGATGTGTTATTTGGAGCTTTTGCTGTAGGAGTAGCTAGAGCCTTAACAATAGTAATGGAAGATGGACAAATAATAGATACAATTATAAATAGTATGGCTGCTACTTTATCTACTCTACCAAAATCAATAGCAGCAGTAGGAATGGTAGTAGTTCAAAATATGATAAATTTCTTTATTCCATCTGGTTCAGGGCAAGCAGCTACATCTATGCCTATTATGGCACCATTAGCTGATGCTATTGGACTTACTAGACAGACAGCTGTATTGGCTTTCCAATTTGGAGATGGATTCTCAAATCTATTTTGGCCAACATCAGCAGCTACTATGTGTGGACTTATGAGTTTACCAATCAATAAATGGTATAAATTTATAACTCCATTATTCTTAATTATGTTTGGATTACAAGTTATATTTATAATAATAGCAGTGGCTATTAATTATGGACCATTTTAATAGAAAAGCATAATAAAACTTAAAAATAAAAAAGCAAATAGAATAAATAGAGCAAGTTAGTAAAAGTAAAATATAAAAAACAAAATAAATTAAAGATTTAATATTTATGTTTTTTATTGAGTTAAGCTATACTTGCTCTTTTATTTTTAATAAAATTATTTTGAATTATTTTGTGTGTTTTCAATAAAATATTTGCTTTTTTTAGATAACTAATGTATAATTTAGACAAGTCAAAAGCATAGGAGGAATATGATGAAAAACAAAAAACTTTTATCATTGTTAGCAATATCTATAACAATTTTAACTATGACAGGATGTAGCAATTTATATGAGAAAAAAGATGAAAAAGTAGTTCTTACTTATGATGAATTAGCTGCTAGAGAAAATATGATGGGAACAAATTGGTATCAAACTTCTGGAGAAGCTAAAGCACTATATTTACAAGGATATAATGTAGCTACTCAGAGATTAAAAGAGTACTTAAAAGTTCCCCACAGTAAACCATATTCAATAGTTTTAGATTTAGATGAAACTGTAGTAGATAATAGTCCATACCAAGCTGAAAATATTTTAAGAGGAAGAGGATATGATACAGAGTCTTGGGATGAATGGGTACAGATGAAAAAAGCTAAGGCTGTTCCAGGAGCAAAGGAATTTTTACAATTTGCAGATAAAAATGGTGTAAAAATATACTATATTTCTGATAGAGCAGAAAGTCAATTAGAAGCTACTATTGAAAATTTAAAAGCTGAGGGTATACCAGTGCAAGGTGAAGATAGTGTACTATTAAAAAATAAAGAGGATAAGAGTGGAAAGGTTAATCGTCGTGAATATGTAAAAAAACATACTCAATTAATTATGCTTTTTGGAGATAACTTATCAGATTTTGATGTATTCTCTTCTAAGTCAATAGATGAAAGAGATAATAAAGTAGAAGAATTAGCAAAGGAGTTTGGAGATAGATTTATAATCTTCCCTAACCCTATGTATGGAGCATTTGAAAGTGCTATATATGGAGGAAAATTCCCACAAGCTAAAGAGAAAGTAGAAATAAGAGAGAGTACTTTAAAAAGTTATAAATCTCTTAATTAAAATTATAAAATAGAATTAATAAAAAGAGAAGAAGGAGTGATATAATTTAGGAGATTATAACACTCTTCTTCTTTTTTTTATGTTTAATGGTTATAGAGTAAAAACAGCTTGAAAAAGTAGAAAAATACTAATTTTTACCTAAAAAGTTAACTAATATAGTTAATTAAAAAATGATTTATAAATTTATATGACTACAAGTACCATAAATACTGAGTTTGAATCAAGGTTTAAAACCAGTCTTAAAAAACTGAAAAATATTAGTCATATAATTAATAAAAAGAATAAAATTACAGGTGTATAAAACGATTTTATGAGGTCATTTTTTAAAGTGGAATTATTAAATATAGAGATTTTATTAGATTCTTTTCATTTTCATCAAGAAGTGAGTTATTTATGACCTTTAAAGCAATATTTTTATAAAGATTTTTATCTTTATGAAGATATAGTACCTCAGATAGTTTATTTTGTAGTTTGCCATCTATTCCATTAGGAAGAAGAAAAATTTCAATTAAAGAGTAATAAAGATAAGAAGATTGATTTATACTGATATCTCTATGTAAAATTTTACAAATAAAATTTATATAGTCTTTTAAAAAAGTTCTTTTGATAACTGGATATCTTTGATAACTTGTAATTTTCCCAATGGATAAAAAACAGTATTCTCTTTGAGTAAAATCTTTTTTTATAATAGAGAAAAGAATAGAAAGAGAACTCTTTCCACCAATATTTCCCATTAAGATAATAAATTCTTTTAAATAAGTATCAAAGATAGGTTTATTTTTAAAAGTTAAAATTTTTTCTTCAATCTTATTTGTAAAAAACTTTGCAAGAATTTTTATAAGATAATGAATGTGAGGATAATAGGTAGAAGAATAGATAAAATTATCAAAAAATTTAAAAATAAACTGCAAAATATTTTCTTGAATATTTTTTATAGAGTTTATTTGAGAAAGAAGATAAATATATCTATAATTAGAAAAAGAAACAGTAAAATTTAGTTGTTTAAAAATAATTTCATCTAAATTTAAAATATTTTTAGAAAGTAGAAGAGAGTTTTCCAATGATTTAAATTTTTTTACTATTTCCATTTTATTTTTTACCAAGCTTATATGAGGATATTTATTGTAGTAATAATTTAATTCCAAAAAAATTTCCATGATAATCACCTTTTATTTTTATTTTAACAAGTATAAATTACTAAAATTTTTTAAAATCTAAAAAGGTAATTTTTAGAAAAAAGGTATTTTAAAAAGAGTATAATTAAGGTAAATAAATTTTTTAATAGGAGATGGTATTAATGGATTTATTTGTACAAAAAAATGGAAGTAAGATATATAGAGAAAAAGAGTATTTTGTTGTAGAAAGAAAAGAAGAGGGAAAGGAGTATTTTTCATATAATCTTATTGATAATATTATAATACAAGAGGGGAATCAATTAACAAGTGATTTTCTTTTAGAGATTATAGAAAAAGATATTCCATTGTATCTTGGGGATAAGTATGGAAATATTAGAGGAAAATTTACTCCAATAACCTATAATACCAATAGCAATATAAGAGAAAGACAATATCAACTTTGGATAAGAGAGTATGGAAAAGAATTAGGAAAATCTTGGATAATGGAAAAAATAGAGAATCAAAAGAAACATATACAGAAAATTTATTCGAGACGAGGAGTGTTGGATAAATTTTTAGAGATAGAGAGAAAATTTGATGAGAATATTACAAAAATAAAAAATATTACTTGGAATGATAAGGATTTTGAAAATAGAGTGATGGGATATGAAGGTAGGAGTAGTATTTTGTACTATGAAGAGATAAAAAAATTTTTACCAGAAAATTGGAGTTTTACAAAAAGAGAGACACAGGGAGCGAAAGAACCTTATAACATTGTATTAAATTATGCTTTTGGTATATTGTATTTTAAATTAGAAAGATATTTAACTTTAGCTGGCTTAGATATACAATTAGGAATTATCCATTCCAATAATAATAAAAGTAATTCTTTAATTTTTGATTTTATTGAACCTTTTAGAATATTAGCTTGGGAATGTGCTTTTTCACTTTTTAGTAAAAAAGAATTAAATAAAAATTATTTTAATCTTAATGAAGGTAAGATTGAATTAGAAGGGAAAAGAGTGATAGCTAAAGATTTATATAATAGATTGAAAAATATAGTAGAGTATAATGGAAAAAAGATGAGCTATGAAGAGAAGATTGAAAAAAGAGCTAAAGAACTTGTAAAGGAATTGATGAAAAATGAAATATATAGTAAGTTATGATATTTCAGTTGGAAAAATTAGAAAAGAGTTTAGTGATTTTTTAAAAAGCGAGGGATTTATTAGGATACAAAAGTCTGTATTTTTAGGAAAAATAAATAAGAAATATATGTATAAAAGATTTAGAGATTGGATAGAAAAAATAGATAAGATAGAAGATTCGATTATAGTTTTTCCTCTATGTGATTTAGATTTTGAAGAATCTTATTTTTTAGGAATAACTTTTGATATAAAAGATATTGAAAAGTTTGAAAATATGTTTATAATGTGAGGAAGTATGAAAGTTATAATAGCTTATGATATAATAGAAAATGGAGTGAGAAATAGAATAATAGAAGTTTTATTAGAAGAAGGAATGATGAGAATACAAAAATCTGTATTTTTTGGAGAAATCAATGAGAAAAAAATAAAAAAATTAGTTAAAAGAGTAGAAGGAATAATTGATAAGGAGATAGATTCATTATATTTTTTTAAATTATGTGAGAAGGATTTCTCTAAGGTAAATTATTTTGGAAAAAATATAGAGTTTCATTTTTTTAATAAAGATTTTTTTATAATATGATATTGATTTTATTTTTGAAATAGAGTAGAATATAGAAAACGGAATGAGAGGAAAAAAGATAAAATACCTTTCAACTCCTTTTAAATAGAGAGCTAGGAAAGACGAAATGGATATAAAAAATAGAAGTTTTTAGATGGAAAAGTGGTAAAAACTAGTAAAAAAGAGTAAAAATTAACGAAAGAAAAAAGAGTTAGAAGTAAGGAAAAAAGATAGATTGAGTTAAAAATATAGGGTTAAAAGATAGGACCAGTAACAATAAGGATTGAAACAAACTAATATTTCAGTTCTCATTATACCCCCTTATCGTTTTAAGTTAAAAGATAGGACCAGTAACAATAAGGATTGAAACTTTGATTTTCTAGCTTTTTTACACTCATAGCACTTACCACAGTTAAAAGATAGGACCAGTAACAATAAGGATTGAAACTTTTTTACCTCTTAATTCAATTTTTAATATTTTTAAGTTAAAAGATAGGACCAGTAACAATAAGGATTGAAACCTAAATTATTTGTTTTTCCACCTTGAATTTTAGTTGTTTTTTGTTAAAAGATAGGACCAGTAACAATAAGGATTGAAACTTTATTAATTTAAAGGGTTACGGCTCTCTGGCTCGAGTTTCCTTATAAGTTAAAAGATAGGACCAGTAACAATAAGGATTGAAACTCCTAAATGCAATTCTATTCCTAATTGCATAATAAAGCTATTTAAGTTAAAAGATAGGACCAGTAACAATAAGGATAGTCAAAACTGATTAGTATAAGTAAACTAGTCAGTTTTTTATTTTTTGTAAAAAAAGTAATTTTCTCTATGAAAAAGTAATTGTAATATGATATGATAATAATATAAAATAAATAGAGGGAAACCAATGAAAAAATATGAAGTGGCAAATAGTTTAAAAAGTTTTTTAGGAAAAGAGAATAATAAAATACTTCTAAAGTATTCCTTAGAGGAAAAACTTTCTGATGAGGAAAAAACTGAGTTAGAAAAGATTTATTTAGAAAATTTACAAAAGCAGAGGAAAAGAATAGCAAATAAGATAAAATTAGAAAATATAGAGATACTAATTTCTTATGTAAGTTATTCCTATTCTGAAAATGAAAAAATATATTTTGAAAATATTCTGGAGAAAAATTTAAGAATATTTCCAAATATAAAATGCTTTCTTTTAATTTATTCTAAAGAAACAGAGGAGATATTTAAAAAAACAAAAGTAAAGTTTAAAAATGTAGATGTTAATGGAATATTATTAGAAGAGGTAACAAGCGCTCATATTCAAAGTAATATACAAAAGTATATTAGCAAGTTTAAACCAAATAAAAATAACTCAATTATAGATATAACCTTAGGAATGAAAATAATTACAGTATATCTATATAAACTAGCAGTAGAAAGAGGGATTTTTTCTATCAATTGGCAGGAGAGTCAAATTCCTAAATATATTTATTGTGAGAAGCAAGATGAATATATAAAAGATATAGGAATGAGAAGATATCCTTTTAATACCAAACTTGAATTAATGATAGAGCCAGAAAAAGAGAATATAAAAATATATGAGTATATAAATAAATCTTTAAAGAAATTTGAGTTTTCTGCTACAGAATCTTATTATAATCAGATAGGTAATAGTGGAATGGAAAACTTTTATAGAGAGTTATCTAAGATTTTTTCTTTTCAGAATATGTTGAGTTTAGATGGAGAAAATTTTTATTCTCAAATGGAAAATTTTTTTATAAAATTAAGTGAAAATAGAGAGTTATCAAGAGAAAATATATTAAAGTTAAAACCATTTTTAAGTAATTTGTTATCCCTTATTTTATTTGAAAGCAGTGAGGAAAACATAGAGACTAGAAGTTTTTTCTGGTTAGATAGATTCCTTACAAAATTTCAGATAAAGAGTGATGAGTTACTTGAGAATGGTTTTTTGTCTGAATATAGAGAGAAGATATATTATTTTTTTATTTTGAAGTACTTTGAGAGTAAAAAAGAAGAGGAAAATAGTTACTACTATGAAAAATTCATAAAGGATTTAAGAAAAAATATTCTT
Above is a window of Fusobacterium mortiferum ATCC 9817 DNA encoding:
- a CDS encoding M20 family metallopeptidase, translating into MELKKELYKIEDELKKEIEGVSDYIFKNPELGNEEYKAVEFLIKELEKNNFRVEKNYCGMETAFRAEIGEGSPKIAFLAEYDALPGYGVEKKPGHACGHNWIAASTYGTALVLSKMLDKFNGTIVFIGTPAEETVGGKVPMVESGTFNDVDVVFQMHLESQNNIACKTLAIDCIKFQFKGRASHAAAHPEDGINALDAINLMYAGIGCLRQHITSDARIHGIITHGGDAPNTVPDLTEARFHIRANNREYLNNLTEKVINIAKGASMMTGTEMSWEKFENSFDNLVNLKSLQELMKKNLLEVGIKNIQDEGKGATGSSDIGNVSQVCPTMYTEVALEIEEVCHVHDEAYLKYVNSKEAYDKLHRGVKAMGGSALEILTNKELLEKIKKEWRELKNIK
- a CDS encoding YfcC family protein, which gives rise to MEQRKRFSMPHTYVLIGMILVILTGLTYLVPSGSYQRAVDPVLNRTMVVANSFEYVAQTPVSIFRMFKAIIDGLVSTSDIIFFIFFAYGYINMLISTGAFYGGLGTVIKRFNGRETLIFPIFMVIFGICGSTFGLYEETYGLLPAFMGISVALGYDALVGGAAVIVGTATGFAAATLNPFTIGIAQGIAEVPIGSGIGLRTIAFIVFQATAIIYVMMYARKVKLNPEKSIVKDVKFNFSNGMTRDELEGLPFTNKHKLIMGLFLITIGILVYGTTHYGWYLNELSTLFFIMMLITGLIGGYNFSQISQHFITSTSDVLFGAFAVGVARALTIVMEDGQIIDTIINSMAATLSTLPKSIAAVGMVVVQNMINFFIPSGSGQAATSMPIMAPLADAIGLTRQTAVLAFQFGDGFSNLFWPTSAATMCGLMSLPINKWYKFITPLFLIMFGLQVIFIIIAVAINYGPF
- a CDS encoding 5'-nucleotidase, lipoprotein e(P4) family gives rise to the protein MKNKKLLSLLAISITILTMTGCSNLYEKKDEKVVLTYDELAARENMMGTNWYQTSGEAKALYLQGYNVATQRLKEYLKVPHSKPYSIVLDLDETVVDNSPYQAENILRGRGYDTESWDEWVQMKKAKAVPGAKEFLQFADKNGVKIYYISDRAESQLEATIENLKAEGIPVQGEDSVLLKNKEDKSGKVNRREYVKKHTQLIMLFGDNLSDFDVFSSKSIDERDNKVEELAKEFGDRFIIFPNPMYGAFESAIYGGKFPQAKEKVEIRESTLKSYKSLN
- the cas1 gene encoding CRISPR-associated endonuclease Cas1 gives rise to the protein MDLFVQKNGSKIYREKEYFVVERKEEGKEYFSYNLIDNIIIQEGNQLTSDFLLEIIEKDIPLYLGDKYGNIRGKFTPITYNTNSNIRERQYQLWIREYGKELGKSWIMEKIENQKKHIQKIYSRRGVLDKFLEIERKFDENITKIKNITWNDKDFENRVMGYEGRSSILYYEEIKKFLPENWSFTKRETQGAKEPYNIVLNYAFGILYFKLERYLTLAGLDIQLGIIHSNNNKSNSLIFDFIEPFRILAWECAFSLFSKKELNKNYFNLNEGKIELEGKRVIAKDLYNRLKNIVEYNGKKMSYEEKIEKRAKELVKELMKNEIYSKL
- the cas2 gene encoding CRISPR-associated endonuclease Cas2, giving the protein MKYIVSYDISVGKIRKEFSDFLKSEGFIRIQKSVFLGKINKKYMYKRFRDWIEKIDKIEDSIIVFPLCDLDFEESYFLGITFDIKDIEKFENMFIM
- the cas2 gene encoding CRISPR-associated endonuclease Cas2 is translated as MKVIIAYDIIENGVRNRIIEVLLEEGMMRIQKSVFFGEINEKKIKKLVKRVEGIIDKEIDSLYFFKLCEKDFSKVNYFGKNIEFHFFNKDFFII